From Cricetulus griseus strain 17A/GY chromosome 1 unlocalized genomic scaffold, alternate assembly CriGri-PICRH-1.0 chr1_0, whole genome shotgun sequence, a single genomic window includes:
- the LOC113832887 gene encoding MLV-related proviral Env polyprotein-like, translating to MDRTPHSKSFKDKTLSYTLLLIGCLFTPHVATNPHRVYNITWKIANLGTGEIANLSTYIGTLHDGFPPLYVDLCDLVGSDWDPSDQEPFPGYGCHHPGGRIGTRSKDFYVCPGHKPTHGCGGPQEGYCARWGCETTGEAYWKPSSSWDFITLKRREIPGYAGKGPWRCGQRACGPCYDSAGGGGFQGATPGGKCNPLILRFTDAGKRTTWDSPKVWGLRLHRAGKDPVTLFSLYRQITPLSQQSVGPNIVIADQRSPTHFQVPKPPTVPKAITPTPGAVTFSPTPDALNIEITRDPPGTRDRLLQLIQGVYQALNFSDPNKTQECWLCLVSRPPYYEGVAILGNYSNQTSAPTSCGAAMQHKLTISEVSGKGLCIGRIPSSHQELCNQVEPLSQDSRYLVAPYGTYWACSTGLTPCVSTTVLNTTIDFCILIELWPKVTYHQPEYVYSVLEKSTRYKREPISFTVALLLGGITVGGIAAGIGTGTVALQGINHFKLLQQAMHTDIQVLEESVSALEKSLTSLSEVVLQNRRGLDLLFLQEGGLCAALKEECCFYADHTGIVRDSMAKLRERLKQRQQLFESQQGWFEGWFAKSPWLTTLISTLMGPLVILFLILIFGPCILNKLTQFIRERLSVVQALVLTQQYHQLKQIDPEYLETSE from the coding sequence ATGGACCGCACACCGCACTCAAAATCCTTTAAAGATAAGACTCTCTCGTACACCCTCCTGTTGATTGGTTGTCTGTTTACCCCCCATGTAGCAACTAACCCCCACAGGGTTTATAATATCACCTGGAAAATAGCCAATCTAGGGACCGGGGAAATAGCCAACCTCAGCACTTATATAGGGACTCTACATGATGGGTTCCCTCCTCTCTATGTCGACCTATGTGACTTAGTAGGGTCTGATTGGGATCCCTCTGACCAGGAACCATTCCCAGGGTACGGATGCCACCACCCTGGGGGAAGGATAGGAACAAGAAGCAAGGATTTTTATGTTTGCCCCGGCCATAAACCAACTCATGGCTGCGGGGGGCCGCAGGAAGGGTACTGTGCAAGATGGGGATGTGAAACCACAGGGGAGGCTTACTGGAAACCCTCTTCCTCTTGGGATTTCATCACTCTCAAACGGAGGGAGATCCCAGGGTACGCAGGGAAAGGACCATGGAGATGTGGGCAAAGAGCCTGCGGACCTTGTTATGATAGTGCCGGAGGGGGAGGTTTTCAAGGCGCCACCCCCGGAGGAAAATGCAACCCTCTCATCCTAAGGTTCACAGATGCTGGAAAAAGAACTACTTGGGATAGTCCTAAGGTCTGGGGACTCAGGCTGCACCGAGCAGGGAAAGATCCGGTGACTTTATTCTCCCTGTACAGACAAATTACTCCCCTAAGCCAACAATCAGTCGGGCCAAACATAGTAATAGCGGACCAGAGATCCCCAACCCATTTTCAAGTCCCTAAACCCCCTACCGTTCCTAAAGCTATCACTCCTACACCAGGTGCTGTcaccttctcccccaccccagatgCCCTAAACATCGAGATAACCAGAGACCCTCCAGGTACCAGAGATAGATTATTACAATTAATCCAAGGAGTTTACCAAGCCTTAAATTTTTCAGACCCCAACAAGACTCAGGAATGCTGGTTATGCCTAGTTTCCCGGCCCCCATATTATGAAGGCGTGGCAATACTGGGCAACTACTCCAACCAGACCTCAGCACCTACCAGTTGCGGAGCTGCTATGCAGCACAAGCTCACAATATCTGAGGTCTCAGGAAAGGGGCTATGCATAGGCAGGATTCCTTCCTCACATCAAGAATTATGTAACCAAGTAGAGCCATTATCTCAGGACAGCCGATACCTTGTTGCCCCTTATGGAACTTATTGGGCTTGCAGTACTGGGTTGACTCCCTGTGTCTCTACCACTGTTCTCAACACCACCattgacttttgtatattgatagaACTTTGGCCCAAAGTCACATACCACCAACCTGAATATGTTTACAGCGTACTAGAGAAATCAACCCGATATAAGAGGGAGCCAATATCCTTTACCGTGGCCCTATTATTAGGAGGAATAACAGTGGGGGGCATAGCAGCCGGCATAGGGACCGGAACCGTTGCCCTACAGGGAATTAATCATTTTAAGCTTCTACAACAAGCCATGCACACGGATATCCAGGTCCTAGAAGAGTCAGTCAGTGCACTCGAGAAATCCTTAACATCACTCTCTGAGGTGGTCCTGCAGAACAGACGAggattagatttattatttttacaggaAGGGGGGCTATGTGCTGCCCTCAAGGAAGAATGCTGCTTTTATGCAGATCATACAGGAATAGTTAGGGATAGCATGGCCAAACTTAGGGAGAGGCTAAAACAGAGGCAACAGCTATTTGAGTCTCAACAAGGATGGTTCGAGGGATGGTTCGCTAAATCCCCCTGGTTGACTACCCTTATATCCACGCTCATGGGACCTCTGGTTATTCTATTTTTGATCCTCATATTTGGTCCCTGCATTCTGAACAAACTGACTCAATTCATCAGAGAACGACTATCTGTTGTACAGGCCTTAGTCTTAACTCAACAATATCATCAGCTAAAGCAAATAGATCCAGAGTATCTAGAGACCTCTGAATGA